DNA from Desulfobulbaceae bacterium:
AGACTGGAGCGAGTATGACCAAACACTACTTGATGGATTCGAGGATGACGACTTTGGTTCATAAACGATACGAAATTTATTTTGCAGACTTGAATCCAACTCTCGGCAGCGAAATTAGTAAGATTCGTCCTGTCATTATTATTAGCGATGACGCTATGAACAAATATTTGGAAACGGTTGTTGTTTGCCCGATAACTTCGAAAATCCACCCAACTTGGAGAACGCGACTTCAGATTAATTGCGTCAACAAACAAGCTGAAGTCGCTGTCGACCAAATACGAACAATTAATAAGATACGATTAAAGAAAAAAATTGATCAGTTGTCTAGCGATGATGCTTCTCAATTGCGAAGAATCATTACAGACATGTATGGAGAATAGCCTCTCTTCTTGATTTCATCCCTTGTAACAATGGAGGCATGACCCGCGTACTTCATTGTTCCTTTCTTGCACTGTACTGCAATTATTCCCGCTAATGTCAAGATTAAT
Protein-coding regions in this window:
- a CDS encoding type II toxin-antitoxin system PemK/MazF family toxin → MVHKRYEIYFADLNPTLGSEISKIRPVIIISDDAMNKYLETVVVCPITSKIHPTWRTRLQINCVNKQAEVAVDQIRTINKIRLKKKIDQLSSDDASQLRRIITDMYGE